From a region of the Flavobacterium branchiarum genome:
- a CDS encoding endonuclease III domain-containing protein, translated as MNKQERVTFVINTLKELYPTIPVPLDHKDPYTLLIAVLLSAQCTDVRVNQITPILFAKADNPYDMVKMTVEEIRDIIRPCGLSPMKSKGIHGLSQILIDKHGGEVPQSYEYLEELPAVGHKTAGVVMSQAFGVPAFPVDTHIHRLMYRWNLSNGKNVTQTEKDAKRLFPEEVWNDLHLEIIWYGREYSPARGWDLEKDIITKTIGRKSVIDDYYESQAPKKQKNH; from the coding sequence ATGAACAAACAAGAACGGGTAACTTTTGTTATAAATACGTTAAAAGAATTATATCCAACTATCCCTGTGCCTCTTGACCACAAGGATCCCTATACTTTATTGATTGCTGTATTATTATCGGCTCAATGCACTGATGTTCGTGTCAATCAAATTACACCAATACTATTTGCAAAGGCTGATAATCCGTATGATATGGTAAAAATGACTGTTGAAGAAATTCGTGATATTATTCGCCCTTGTGGATTATCACCTATGAAATCTAAAGGTATTCATGGTTTGTCGCAAATTCTGATTGATAAACATGGTGGTGAGGTTCCGCAGAGTTATGAATATTTAGAAGAATTGCCTGCAGTAGGTCATAAAACAGCTGGTGTTGTGATGTCTCAAGCCTTTGGTGTTCCTGCATTCCCTGTAGACACTCATATTCATAGATTAATGTACCGATGGAATTTATCTAACGGAAAAAATGTAACACAAACTGAGAAAGATGCTAAACGCCTTTTTCCTGAAGAAGTTTGGAATGATTTACATCTTGAAATTATATGGTATGGCCGAGAATATTCTCCTGCTCGTGGTTGGGATCTTGAAAAAGACATCATTACAAAAACCATTGGAAGAAAATCGGTGATAGATGATTATTATGAAAGTCAAGCTCCTAAAAAGCAAAAAAATCACTAA